In one Lolium rigidum isolate FL_2022 chromosome 3, APGP_CSIRO_Lrig_0.1, whole genome shotgun sequence genomic region, the following are encoded:
- the LOC124704613 gene encoding 60S ribosomal protein L13-1-like, with product MVKHNNVIASGNVKKDWQRHVKTWFNQPARKQRRRIARQKKAVKIFPRPTSGPLRPIVQCQTLKYNMKSRAGRGFTLEELKAAGIPKKLAPTIGISVDHRRKNRSLEGLQTNVQRLKTYKAKLVIFPRRARKVKAGDSTPEELANATQVQGDYMPIARGEKRSVEVVKVTEEMKAFKAYGKLRVERMNQRQLGARLKKAAEAEKEEKK from the exons aTGGTGAAGCACAACAACGTCATCGCCAGCGGCAACGTCAAGAAGGACTGGCAGAGGCATGTCAAGACGTGGTTCAACCAGCCGGCCCGCAAGCAGAGGCGCCGTATTG CTCGCCAAAAGAAGGCTGTGAAGATCTTCCCACGCCCAACATCTGGACCTCTTCGCCCCATTGTGCAATGCCAGACTCTCAAgtacaacatgaagtccaggGCTGGCAGGGGATTTACTCTTGAGGAGCTCAAG GCTGCTGGCATCCCAAAGAAGCTCGCACCCACCATTGGCATCTCTGTGGACCACCGCCGCAAGAACAGGTCACTTGAGGGTCTGCAGACCAATGTCCAGAGGCTGAAAACCTACAAGGCCAAGCTTGTTATCTTCCCAAGGCGTGCTCGCAAGGTCAAG GCTGGTGATTCTACCCCAGAGGAGCTTGCCAACGCCACCCAGGTCCAGGGCGACTACATGCCCATTGCTCGTGGCGAGAAGCGCTCTGTGGAGGTTGTCAAGGTGACGGAGGAGATGAAGGCATTCAAGGCCTACGGCAAGCTCCGCGTCGAGAGGATGAACCAGCGCCAGCTTGGAGCCCGTCTGAAGAAGGCTGCCGAGgcagagaaggaggagaagaagtga
- the LOC124704612 gene encoding hydroxyproline O-galactosyltransferase GALT6-like: protein MPPKRACRLALLLAAAAAYLLFLLFLELPTVSVSPVATHRPRRRELQAASLRSSSSAPLRPETRTFPTPVPPRRSRLALSSIHLRRSNSSTASSIESSAASAFAAAAPLLPRLLSSPPALPSSPSPSPSASASCPATVSVPTDRLASTPVAVELPCGMAVGSRVTVLARPTKKAGSAASQFMVELLGTKAVQGEDPPRILHFNPRIAGDFSGRPVIELNTCYRMQWALPQRCEGWPSRPDEGKVDGQLKCERWTRWDDGAKSEESKANWWLSSLVGRPEKPSVDWAYPFAEGKQFVLTITAGLEGYHVNVDERHVASFPYRTGYNLEDATGLSLNGDLDIESIVADHLPKSHPSFDPQRYLEMSEQWKAAPLPTEPVELFIGILSAANHFAERMAARKSWMIATRKSSNSVARFFVALNGKEEVNEELKKEAEFFGDIVLVPFMDSYDLVVLKTIAIAEYGVRVVPAKYIMKCDDDTFVRIDSVLDQVKKVTSEASMYVGNINYYHKPLRSGKWAVTYEEWEEEAYPPYANGPGYVISSDIAQYIVSEFDNQTLRLFKMEDVSMGMWVEKFNRTRRRVVYSHDFRFYQSGCFDGYYTAHYQSPQHMICLWRKLQSGSAQCCNAR from the exons atgccGCCGAAGCGCGCGTGCCGGCTggcgctcctcctcgccgccgcggcggcgtacctcctcttcctgctcttcCTCGAGCTCCCCACCGTCTCCGTCTCCCCCGTCGCCACccaccgcccccgccgccgcgagCTCCAGGCCGCATCcctccgctcctcctcctccgccccgctCCGGCCCGAGACGCGCACCTTCCCCACCCCCGTCCCTCCCCGCCGCTCCCGCCTCGCCCTCTCCTCCATCCACCTCCGCCGCTCcaactcctccaccgcctcctcaatCGAATCCTCCGCGGCCTCCGCCTTCGCCGCCGCGGCGCCGCTCCTCccgcgcctcctctcctcccctcccGCGCTCCCCTCCTCCCCTTCCCCCTCCCCGTCCGCCTCCGCGTCCTGCCCCGCCACCGTCTCCGTGCCCACAGACCGCCTCGCGAGCACCCCGGTGGCCGTGGAGCTGCCGTGCGGGATGGCCGTGGGGTCGCGCGTCACCGTGCTGGCACGACCGACAAAGAAGGCTGGGTCGGCCGCGTCGCAGTTCATGGTGGAGCTGCTGGGGACCAAGGCCGTGCAGGGGGAGGACCCGCCCCGGATACTGCACTTCAACCCCAGGATCGCCGGGGACTTCAGCGGCCGCCCCGTCATCGAGCTCAACACCTGCTACCGGATGCAGTGGGCGCTGCCGCAGCGATGCGAGGGCTGGCCGTCGCGCCCCGACGAGGGCAAAG TTGATGGGCAGCTCAAGTGCGAGAGATGGACTCGCTGGGATGATGGCGCCAAGTCAGAGGAATCAAAGGCGAACTGGTGGTTGAGCAGTTTGGTCGGCAGGCCGGAGAAGCCGTCTGTCGACTGGGCATACCCGTTTGCAGAGGGCAAGCAGTTTGTGCTAACTATCACAGCTGGTTTGGAAGGCTACCATGTCAATGTTGATGAGCGGCATGTCGCATCGTTCCCTTACCGCACT GGCTACAATCTTGAGGATGCGACAGGCCTGTCGTTGAACGGAGACCTTGACATCGAGTCCATTGTTGCCGATCATTTGCCGAAATCACATCCGAGCTTCGATCCACAGAGATACCTCGAAATGTCGGAACAGTGGAAGGCTGCACCACTGCCAACTGAACCTGTTGAGCTTTTCATTGGCATCCTTTCGGCGGCCAACCATTTCGCCGAGCGTATGGCTGCGCGGAAGTCGTGGATGATTGCTACGAGGAAATCATCTAACAGTGTTGCTCGGTTTTTCGTCGCTCTG AATGGGAAAGAAGAGGTCAATGAAGAGCTGAAAAAGGAGGCTGAGTTCTTTGGTGACATTGTTCTGGTGCCTTTCATGGATAGCTATGACCTTGTTGTTTTAAAGACTATTGCCATTGCTGAGTATGGG GTGCGTGTTGTTCCAGCAAAATACATAATGAAATGTGACGACGATACCTTCGTTAGAATTGACTCGGTGTTAGATCAAGTCAAGAAAGTAACTAGTGAGGCCAGTATGTATGTGGGGAACATAAACTACTACCACAAACCTTTACGTTCTGGAAAGTGGGCTGTAACGTATGAG GAATGGGAAGAGGAAGCATACCCACCCTATGCTAATGGACCGGGCTATGTGATCTCATCAGACATCGCTCAGTACATCGTATCTGAGTTTGACAACCAGACACTGAGG CTGTTCAAGATGGAAGACGTGAGCATGGGTATGTGGGTTGAGAAGTTCAACAGGACTCGCCGTCGGGTCGTGTATTCGCACGACTTCAGGTTCTACCAGTCCGGTTGCTTCGATGGCTACTACACCGCGCACTACCAGTCACCGCAGCACATGATCTGCTTGTGGAGGAAATTGCAGTCCGGGAGCGCTCAATGCTGCAATGCCAGGTGA